The following are encoded in a window of Ricinus communis isolate WT05 ecotype wild-type chromosome 4, ASM1957865v1, whole genome shotgun sequence genomic DNA:
- the LOC8270926 gene encoding photosystem I reaction center subunit III, chloroplastic — MSLTIPSNLSKPMLKPKLGSSLTPRSSMIVCSASQTPSTQEKDSSKSPLQAFSVALALSSILLSAPLPAVADISGLTPCKDSKQFAKREKQQIKKLESSLKLYAPDSAPALAIKATVEKTKRRFDNYGKQGLLCGSDGLPHLIVSGDQRHWGEFITPGILFLYIAGWIGWVGRSYLIAIRGEKKPAMKEIIIDVPLATGLIFRGFSWPVAAYREFVNGELVVKDV, encoded by the coding sequence ATGTCACTTACAATACCTTCAAATCTCTCAAAACCCATGTTAAAGCCAAAGCTTGGCTCTTCATTGACCCCAAGATCGTCCATGATTGTTTGCTCAGCTTCTCAAACACCATCAACCCAAGAAAAGGACTCATCTAAATCTCCACTTCAAGCATTCTCTGTAGCATTAGCACTCTCTTCCATTCTCTTATCAGCTCCACTTCCCGCCGTGGCTGACATCTCTGGCTTGACCCCGTGCAAAGACTCCAAACAGTTTGCTAAACGTGAGAAGCAGCAAATCAAGAAGCTGGAATCTTCCCTGAAGCTTTACGCTCCTGATAGTGCACCTGCTTTGGCAATTAAGGCAACAGTAGAGAAGACAAAACGCAGATTCGATAACTATGGAAAGCAAGGGTTGCTTTGTGGATCAGATGGACTTCCTCATTTGATAGTGAGCGGGGACCAGAGGCACTGGGGTGAGTTTATCACTCCAGGGATATTGTTCCTTTACATTGCAGGTTGGATTGGGTGGGTTGGTAGGAGTTACTTGATCGCTATAAGGGGTGAGAAAAAGCCTGCAATGAAGGAGATTATCATTGATGTTCCTTTGGCCACTGGCTTGATCTTTAGAGGGTTCTCTTGGCCTGTTGCTGCTTACAGAGAGTTCGTTAATGGCGAACTTGTTGTTAAGGACGTTTAA